A single genomic interval of Eurosta solidaginis isolate ZX-2024a chromosome 3, ASM4086904v1, whole genome shotgun sequence harbors:
- the LOC137245620 gene encoding sialin-like, producing MITNGRFSLEPKDKFKGRIIGYRHLQCLLLSIGLAVIFSMRVNISVAIVAMMDNKGANPDFPEYKWSQETKSHILSSFFCGYIFLQIPAGGWSRRFGGHLVLLLDVIVTSMLALLTPLSVSLGGGNMLCALRFCQGLLQGVTFPTIATLISKWAPAEERSVLQTISFTGAQVGIVIMLSTSGMLCSSSWGWPGTFYLPGLLGLVWAAVWFIFGASSPRDCKLISADECAMIEESLGHDKEKHELRAKFPVPWKQMLTSKHFLVLIINNCAHHWCFWTLLTQIPSYIQSVLGKDIKSNAFLSSLPYISSLVLTLVICPFVSWFEKSKLLHPTVSRKIFNTIALWTPIIPLITLGFLSPEQSDLAVGMLTIIVAITTFIHFGFAVNHLDLAPNFAGTLMGIITSAGNVMSIFAPLVVGYIVTDTTNVRQWRVIFSIAAALIFFGNLTFLIFGTAKIQLWNEPQQSNTLEIEPLKGKIIEMENTQTNAAKNYEKV from the exons ATGATCACAAATGGTAGATTTTCACTTGAACCCAAGGACAAATTCAAGGGTAGAATTATTGGTTATCGTCACCTGCAATGTCTACTGCTTTCAATCGGACTTGCAGTGATATTTTCTATGCGTGTAAATATCTCGGTGGCGATTGTGGCCATGATGGATAATAAGGGAGCCAATCCAGATTTTCCT GAATACAAGTGGTCGCAAGAAACTAAATCTCACATATTGAGTAGCTTCTTTTGTGGTTACATTTTTCTACAAATACCTGCAGGTGGCTGGTCGCGACGCTTTGGTGGACATTTAGTTCTTTTGTTGGATGTTATAGTAACAAGCATGTTAGCATTACTCACACCCTTAAGTGTCAGTTTAGGCGGCGGGAACATGTTATGCGCGTTACGCTTTTGTCAAGGTTTATTACAAGGTGTAACTTTTCCGACTATTGCTACGCTTATATCCAAATGGGCACCAGCTGAGGAGCGTAGTGTACTACAAACAATCAGTTTTACGGGTGCGCAAGTAGGCATAGTGATAATGCTGTCGACCAGTGGTATGCTTTGTTCATCGAGTTGGGGTTGGCCAGGTACATTCTATTTACCCGGTTTGTTAGGCCTAGTTTGGGCGGCtgtttggtttatatttggtgcaagCTCGCCTCGTGATTGCAAGCTAATCTCAGCTGATGAATGTGCTATGATTGAAGAATCTTTGGGTCATGATAAAGAGAAACATGAATTAAGAGCTAAATTTCCCGTACCGTGGAAACAGATGCTTACATCGAAACACTTTTTGGTACTCATAATTAATAATTGCGCACATCATTGGTGCTTTTGGACGCTACTCACGCAAATACCATCATATATTCAAAGTGTACTTGGTAAAGATATAAAAAGTAATGCATTTCTCTCATCTTTACCCTATATATCTTCGTTGGTTTTAACATTGGTGATTTGTCCTTTCGTTAGTTGGTTTGAGAAATCAAAATTGTTGCATCCTACAGTGAGTCGCAAGATTTTCAATACAATCGCACTATGGACACCTATTATACCGTTAATCACGTTAGGCTTCTTAAGTCCAGAGCAAAGTGATTTGGCTGTTGGTATGCTTACAATAATTGTAGCCATTACCACTTTTATACATTTTGGCTTTGCGGTGAATCATTTAGATTTAGCGCCAAACTTTGCTGGTACTTTAATGGGTATCATTACGAGTGCTGGTAATGTGATGAGTATTTTTGCGCCGCTGGTGGTGGGATACATTGTTACCGACACA ACAAACGTTCGTCAATGGCGTGTAATCTTCTCAATAGCTGCTGCCCTGATATTTTTCGGAAACTTGACCTTTCTTATTTTTGGAACGGCTAAGATTCAATTATGGAACGAGCCTCAGCAGTCCAATACGcttgaaattgagccattaaaagGAAAAATAATCGAAATGGAGAATACTCAAACGAATGCCgctaaaaattatgaaaaagttTAA